CTGGAAGGCGCCGACTGGATGCGCAAACTGGCCGAGAACGCCAAAAAACCGATCACCAGCTGCGTCACCGGCGCGACCCCGCTCGAAATCCCCGGCGGCGCGGCGCACGATCCGCATGCCTGGTTCTCGCCCGCCAATGCGGCCGTTTATGTGCGAAACATTCGGGACGCCGTTAGCGAGCAAGATCCCAAACATCGTGACGAGTACCATGCCCGAGCTCAGCTTTACCTCGATCAGCTGCGCACGCTTGACGGTTGGATTCGCCGGCAACTGAACGTGATTCCGGTCGAAAAACGGATCCTGGTCACCAGTCATGATGCGTTCAACTACTTCTGTCGCGACTATCAGTTCAAAGCGGCCACGCCGGTCGGTTGGTCAACCGGATCGGAAGTTGGCGGCGGCGTCACGCCCGAGCGACGCAGCGAGACGGTCAACTCGATCCGCCAGTTCGGCGTCCGCTCCATCTTTGTCGAAACCTCGGTCAGCCCGCAGCTGATTCGCCAGATCGCCGACGAAGCCGGCGTCTCTATCGGCGGCGAGCTCTATTCCGACTCGATGGGCCCCGCCGGTTCGGCCGGCGAAACCTACTTCGGCATGATGCGCGAGAACGTTTTAACGATTGCGTCGGGATTGAGATAGACGGCCATGCGTATCATTGCGGCACTTGCGGCGGCGGCCATCGCCCTGCTGATGGTTCAGGCTTACTTAAGTCTTGATCAACCACGGCCTGCCGCTGCGCTCGACGTCAACCAGCTGGAAACCGCCGCCGGCACGTTCCGCCTGGAAGTGGAACTGTCGTTCGACGCGGGACCCGATCGTTTTGCTGCGGACCTCAGCAACTCCAGTTCGCTGACCATTCGCTTTGCTGGCGAAGCGATCTATCAAACCGACAAGCCGGTCGCGGCGGGTCAAAAGGTGGAGGTCGCCGACATTGGCGATGTGGTCCATGGCCGCAATGAATTTCTGATCGAAGCGACGCCGCAGAATCCGGGGCCGCCGCTATTCGCCAAAGTGGCGATCTACTCCAGCGAGCGTCACGAGCCGCTAGCCGAACGTTTCGTCTGGGCGCCAGCCGGATCGACGCAACTTTCTGGCGTCGCCAATTTCTCAACGATCGAAACGCCGGTCGCAGGAGACGCGCCATGATCGCCCCTCCCAGACGCAACGGCCCACCGCCAGCGGTGCAAGTCGACCACCTGACCGTCAGCTATGGCCCGGCGCCGGTGTTGCTTGATATTTCGTTTCAGATCGAACCGGGACAGTTGGTCGGCGTGATCGGGCCGAACGGTTCCGGCAAGTCGACCTTGATCAAGTCAATCCTCGGTTTCGTGAAGCCTGATCTGGGGGAAGTTCGTCTGTTCGGCGTGCCGAGCGAAAAGGCCCGCAAACGAGTCGCTTACGTTCCGCAGCGGGGCGCCGTCGACTGGGACTTTCCGGTCACGGTCGAACAAGTCGTGATGATGGGACGCTATGGACAGATCCCGTGGTGGGCCTGGGGACCGTCGCACGATGATCGCCTGGCGGTCGACGACGCGCTGGAAACGGTCCGCATGACGAAGTTCCGCCGCCGGCAAATTGGCCAGCTCTCGGGCGGGCAGCAACAGCGGGTCTTTATGGCCCGGGCCCTTGCCCAAGGCGCCGACATTCTGCTGCTCGACGAACCGTTCGCCGGCGTTGACGCGGCCACCGAACGGGCGCTGCTTGAAGTGCTCGACAGCACCAAAGGGGCCGGTCGCACGCTGATCGTCGTACATCACGACCTGGCGACGGCGGCCGAGTACTTTGACGCACTACTCTTGATCAAACAGCGGCTGTTCGCGTTTGGCTCGCCGCAACAAGTGCTGCAGCCAGAACTGCTGTCGGAAGTTTACGAAGGATCGCTAAGGGCGTTCGAGCACCTCCGCGACGTTTCGACCGGAGGGACGCGATGAACTTTCTGTACGATCTCTTTGTCGAGCCGCTCGCTTCCGGCGGTTATTTGTTGCGTGCGATGTTCGCCGGTTCGTTGGTCGCGATCGCCTCAGCAATGATCGGCTGCTTTATCGTCTTGCGGCGGATGGCGTTTCTAGGGGATGCAATCTCGCACTCGATGTTGGCCGGCGTCGTCGGCGGCTATCTGGTCATGAAAGTGATCGCCGGCGAAGAAGCGCACTTTGGCGCGATGATCCTGGGCGCGTTGCTCAGCGGTTTTGTAACCGTGCTGCTGATCGGCTTCGTCTCTCGCGCTTCACGCGTGAAAGACGACACCGCGATCGGAATCATGTACACCGGCATTTTTGCCTTCGGCGGCGCGATGGCGAGCGTTTTCTCCAGCGAGATCCACGTCGATCTGATGCACATGGTGATGGGAGACGTCCTGGTGGTCGACTCGCAGCGACTGTGGATGATGGGAACCGTCACCGCGATCGTGCTGTTTGTCGTGATCTTGTTTTACCGCCAGCTGCAACTGACCAGCTTTGACCCAATCATGGCGGCGTCGGTTGGCGTTTCGGCAACGCTGGTTGGCTACCTTCTGACTGCCTGCACTTCGCTGGTGGTCGTTTCGGCCGTTTCGATCGTCGGCATCATTCAGGTGGTCGGCCTATTGATCACGCCGGCGGCCGCCGCCTATCTGCTGTGCGATCGGTTGTCGCGAATGTTGATGCTGTCGGCGGCGCTCGGCGTCAGTAGCGTGGTACTTGGGATTTACGCATCGGCCTGGTTCAACATTGGCGCCGGTTCTTCGATCGTCATGGCGGGGACGGTGCAGTTCATGGCGATCCTGATTCTGGCGCCCCATAACGGACTGTTGGCAGGCACGATCCGCCGCTGGCGTCAGGCCCCACAACACATTCTGGAAGATGTCCTCGGCTGTTTGCGCCGTGATGAAACGCACGCAACGCGGTTCGAGACGATTCGGGCTTATGTGCACGCCCATCCCTCGGTTCTGCGTCGCGTATTACAGCGGATGCTGTCTTTGGCGCTGCTCGACAAAACGCCTGATGGCTATATCCTGACCGAAGCGGGGCAATTGGAAGCGCGGCGATTGATGCGGGCACACCGCATCTGGGAAACCTATCTGCAGCGCGTCGGCATGCCGGAAGACTCGCTCCACGACCGCGCCCACCTGCTGGAACACTTGAACGACGAAGCGACGGTCGACTATCTCGATGATCGATTAGGACACCCGATCCGCGATCCACATGGACAGGAAATCCCGGAAGACTTCGTCGACCTGGTCCCGGGCGCCGAAGTGAAGGCGAGCCTGTTGCGTGACGGCCATCGCGCCGCAGTCACGGCGATTCTTGACGACCTGAATACGGACGAGGTCGCGGTCGGCGATATGATCGTTGCAGGACCGCGGGAAGCGGACGACACGATCTGGACGTTTCATCTGCCGAACGGCGAACAGCTGAAATTGGATCACGACTTGGCCGACCTGCTGATCGTCCGCTTGGCCGATCCGCTGCAAGCCCCCCCGTTCCACTAACTGCCTGTTGGAAAATGCCATCGTGGCATTTTCCAACCTCGCCAGGCTCAGAGCGTAGCTCTTCGCGGCTCGCATCCATGCGATCACGCAGTCCGTCGAGAAAATCAACGGACTGCTAACCGTTCTTCTTTTTCGATCCAATGCCGAACAAGACGCGATTCATCGTTTCGTTCTTGCTTCCCTTGTTCAATTGCCGCTGCATAAAGCCGGCGGCTCGTTCGGCGGCGACCAAAAAATCGCGGACCTCTGGATGATGATAGGCGACAGCGAACTGCAGCGGGCGGAGTCCGTTGGCGTTGTTCATGTCGAGGTCGGCGCCTGCTTTGACCAGCACTTGCGCGACGTCTAAAAATCCCTTCCGCGCCGCCCAGTGCAGCACGCCGCAGCCGTCGGGATCCTGCGTATGCAGATTCGCCCCTTTGTTGAGCAGCATCGAAGTCGCCTCGGCGTGCCCTTCGCGTACGGCGTACAGCAGCGGAGTTTGCATCGTCCGCGTCGCTCGAATCTCGAGCTTCGCACCGCCGACCAACAACTCTTGCAGGGCATGCAGCTTGCCATGCAAACTGGCGATGTGCAGCGGCGTGTGCCCATCTTTGGGCGCCTGCACATCGAGTTCCCCCTCTTCTCTGGCGAACTCGCGGATCACCTCGCCGTCATTACGACGCGCGGCGAACAAGACGCCTAGCTTCATCC
The Blastopirellula retiformator DNA segment above includes these coding regions:
- a CDS encoding metal ABC transporter solute-binding protein, Zn/Mn family, which gives rise to MRGLSASAAILLALTSYSLVLADEPKPLVVCSTTQVADFARQVVGDRMEVRSILAAGQDPHVYEIKPNDAALVSRALLCFDNGWHLEGADWMRKLAENAKKPITSCVTGATPLEIPGGAAHDPHAWFSPANAAVYVRNIRDAVSEQDPKHRDEYHARAQLYLDQLRTLDGWIRRQLNVIPVEKRILVTSHDAFNYFCRDYQFKAATPVGWSTGSEVGGGVTPERRSETVNSIRQFGVRSIFVETSVSPQLIRQIADEAGVSIGGELYSDSMGPAGSAGETYFGMMRENVLTIASGLR
- a CDS encoding metal ABC transporter ATP-binding protein, with product MIAPPRRNGPPPAVQVDHLTVSYGPAPVLLDISFQIEPGQLVGVIGPNGSGKSTLIKSILGFVKPDLGEVRLFGVPSEKARKRVAYVPQRGAVDWDFPVTVEQVVMMGRYGQIPWWAWGPSHDDRLAVDDALETVRMTKFRRRQIGQLSGGQQQRVFMARALAQGADILLLDEPFAGVDAATERALLEVLDSTKGAGRTLIVVHHDLATAAEYFDALLLIKQRLFAFGSPQQVLQPELLSEVYEGSLRAFEHLRDVSTGGTR
- a CDS encoding metal ABC transporter permease, whose protein sequence is MNFLYDLFVEPLASGGYLLRAMFAGSLVAIASAMIGCFIVLRRMAFLGDAISHSMLAGVVGGYLVMKVIAGEEAHFGAMILGALLSGFVTVLLIGFVSRASRVKDDTAIGIMYTGIFAFGGAMASVFSSEIHVDLMHMVMGDVLVVDSQRLWMMGTVTAIVLFVVILFYRQLQLTSFDPIMAASVGVSATLVGYLLTACTSLVVVSAVSIVGIIQVVGLLITPAAAAYLLCDRLSRMLMLSAALGVSSVVLGIYASAWFNIGAGSSIVMAGTVQFMAILILAPHNGLLAGTIRRWRQAPQHILEDVLGCLRRDETHATRFETIRAYVHAHPSVLRRVLQRMLSLALLDKTPDGYILTEAGQLEARRLMRAHRIWETYLQRVGMPEDSLHDRAHLLEHLNDEATVDYLDDRLGHPIRDPHGQEIPEDFVDLVPGAEVKASLLRDGHRAAVTAILDDLNTDEVAVGDMIVAGPREADDTIWTFHLPNGEQLKLDHDLADLLIVRLADPLQAPPFH
- a CDS encoding ankyrin repeat domain-containing protein — encoded protein: MNYRCPLCETMGVVPNEARGHEVLCLKCRRSFFIPDKSVEERMKLGVLFAARRNDGEVIREFAREEGELDVQAPKDGHTPLHIASLHGKLHALQELLVGGAKLEIRATRTMQTPLLYAVREGHAEATSMLLNKGANLHTQDPDGCGVLHWAARKGFLDVAQVLVKAGADLDMNNANGLRPLQFAVAYHHPEVRDFLVAAERAAGFMQRQLNKGSKNETMNRVLFGIGSKKKNG